Genomic DNA from Elgaria multicarinata webbii isolate HBS135686 ecotype San Diego chromosome 2, rElgMul1.1.pri, whole genome shotgun sequence:
GTAACTGCATGGAACAAAGCAATTGTGTATGAGCAAGCTACTAGGCAGACACACCTTTTGCCAGACATAATGACTGAATAAAGTAGGGGGTTACAAATAGCCACATAACAATCATAGGCCACTACAGGCAGGAGGAGGCACTCAGTAATTCCAAATATGACAAAGAAAAACGTTTGAGTGGCACAACTGAAAAACCCaatgctctttctctctgacaAGAGATCCAACAACATCTTCAGGGTGATGGCTGAAGAGTAACAGATATCCACAAAAGCCAAATGACTAAGAAAGAAATACATGGGAGTGTGTAGCTGTGAGTCATTCCTGATCAGTAAAACCATGCCCAGATTCTCCACTAAGGTGGCAATATAGACATTTAGGAACAGAATGAAGAAGGGCAATTGCAGCTCTTTTTGTTTTGTGAATCCAAGAAAAATGAATTCAGTTTTTGTGGTATGATTCCATTGGGACATTTCCACTAGTTTGGGTTACCTGTTTGGGGAATAAGAAACAATGATCATATGCTGGCAAAGTTATCACAGTCCATGTTGTGCATTTGTATTTGGGGACAAATGGTCAATATCAAGTTATCCATCAAATCTTCTGGTTCTCAAATAAACAAAGCAAGGTGCAATTCCAGCAGGTGATTATTTTCACATATATTGCATAAAGATTTTGTTGGTTCCAATATTGCAGACAAATAATTTAAAGAGGAAATTGGAAAGAATGGATGGAAAGAGAAAATCTGAAAATCTGAAAATTCTACCAATGGAATGAAGTAATTTTTTCAGTGTTTACCtctggagggagaaaaaaaaacatttatggaaaatgtttattttctatGGAAACCTGTTTTAGCTATTAGAAATTTCCCATCAGAGGATGATGAGGGTACAGATATTTAATGGCTTAAACTAGGCTACCTCTGTCATGCACTGTGTCTATCCCACAACTTTACTAATGATATTTGTCCAGATAATTTCCCTCTTAGTTAGCTTTATTGCCACACACTGTTAAAATCTCCACTTCTCCATTCCCAATACAAATCTGTTCTTCTATTACCAGCCTTCATGTCTTTTTCTCCCACTACTTTCTCCATAGCTTCTGATCAATCCTATAGTACCCTCATCATCTTCTGgctaactcctcctcctctttttcaagTCACTCCTCAAGAGCTTCCTCTTTGCATAACTGTTCCATCATTATGTCACTTTCTCCTGCCCATCACCTGACATCTCACCCTTCCTACTTTGTCTCTCTGATGTAGAAGACCATCCTGCCGGCCATACCACTTCTATTTTCCCAACAGCAGCTAGCACATTGTTGGCTCTATATTAGTGATGATACTTGTAATGAAAGCGCTCGTGATTCCTCACCCTTGCCTCTTAAATGTGATACCTAGAATTGGTTAAGAACAAGTTTACCTGTGAGATGAAGCATCAGCATGAATATCAAAGGAGCTACTCACAGAGTAGTTATTCATATTCTTGTGTCCTCTGGGGCTTTCTCCCTTAAGCTTGTATACTTTTGTTAGTATGATGCTGAAGATGTGTTGTCCAGCTAGTCTGGGCTGTTCAGAAAAGTCATACAAGCTAATATGTTTAGGAGTGATTCCTTCTTTCCTTATAAatatctcttcttcttttgtgtctggtctTTAGGGAAATTTGCATAACTCTTGTCTCCCTGGTTTCCAAAACACCCTTTCCTTTGCAGGGCACTGCAGATGTCCAATCTAATTGccagttaagaacataacatCATAATTAGGAAGCGCTGCTGTAAGATAGGTTTGCTCGAAATGAAGATTGTTTCCACCAATTCACCGATTTTCTAATAAAGCTGAGTATCAGAGGAACTATCTCTTTGTAAACATCCTATCTATAATAACCACTAGAGTATTAATATATCATCACTAGCATAGAGATCTTTCTGGAAGCTGTTTCTGCAATAGATGGATCACAATGTGTTGATCAAATTAATGCATGTTAAGCTTTGATAAATGTCTAAGGCCATTTGCACACTTGAGGCTTAGAAATTCTTGCTTCATATAAAAGCTACATTGAGCAGAAAATTCATTTGCATTGCAGTGTCTACATACCACTCACATTTAAGACTTACAAATGAAAaccttctaaggccttagctagacctacctgctatcccgtgacagaggagggaagatcttgcgttgtgtttaacgtgagatccctcctctgtctacacgtgacatgcgacgacctcagcaggagaggcgtcacgtccgccattttatacattttttttaaaggaccagcaacacatgaatgctcgtgcactaaaggtaagtccttttaaaaatgtaaattatttcccccgctccccccaccctacccctgatgggcgcagcactcctgaggagcactgcaccccatgcatggctcctggctcctcgcgaggaatcgcacagagctgggtcaacacgcagcacctggccacatgttctgcagtcttgggctcagctcgggactgcagaaaaaccagcgccaaaggggagggctatatcccaaggcaagggagggatgattcctccctgatccagggatcctcAGGTGGTGATTCACATGATTGAATGCttttcaataaaataacaatGAACAACCCATGTATATAGGAAAGTAGATGTCAGGAAGAAGCATTCTGAAATAGACTTGCCCTGACATCCTACTTTCTTATGTGAAGGTGTTCTCCCTCTATAGAAAAACATCCTATCTTATGAAACCCAGCATATCACAGATAGGTGCTCCAACTTCTCAGCAAAATGCACTTTTCACTGAAGGGGGGTCTGAGGCTGCAAGATGCAGCAGCCCCAGTGGGAAAATGACAGGCTggtaccagactattttgtgccctaggcaaggtgagctacttgcacccccctaaacaaaaaaaaaaaaatgccaacaggctaggggtgatgggagctgtagtctgatgCCTCTAgagggccccagattggggaGAGGCTCTATCCTGTACTGccctcacatcatcatcatcatcatcatcatcatcatcatcatcatcatcccctatTTGGGGACCCTCCCCTCGGCCCAGCCACTACCACCATTCCCTGGCCACCTCTCTCACCAGCTTGGGTAGTGTTGCTGAGGTCATAgggggtggtggcagtggctgtGGCTGTGGAGGTGCCCGTGCTGGAGGTGGCAGGGAATTCACGCAGTTTCCTGCTGCTGAGGCAGAGGATGTCTGAGCTGGCAACCTCCTCAAAAATCTTCTCCAGGCTGCGGTGATTGTGAGGTGATGATGAGGCGAAGGCAGACGAGGAGGCTGTGCCCGACAAAGCGTCGCCACCTGAGAACCCACCACCTGCCACCCAGGTGGGCCTGGTGCCTGGGTACGGGAGCGTGAGGTGCATTGTTAGGCCCAGGCCGAAGAAGCCCGGGCCCAGCTCCGAGAAGGGCAGTAGGGGTGGGGCCAGCGATGATTAATGgtttttttcttatgttttttcttaaaacagctaatttgtataaaactgtgaccctaaAAGGTCAGTAGTGTGCCCCTTGGAGGTCTGCACCCTATGCGGCTACCTAGTTGGCCTAACAGTAGTGCCGACGCTGGGCACTACTCATGTCAACATCTGCTGAGTAGAAGGCCCTCCAAAGCTTGGCAGAAATAGAGGAGAGGGAAATTGGGCCTACTACTCTGAGCAGCACATCAGGGAAGTGTCATTTACCACCACACACAGAGACCCTGGCTCCCTCTTCAGTCTAAATGAGTGCTCTTCTCCCATCACCCTCCTTGTTGAATCCTTATTGGCAGCAACAGAACCAATATATCCCTTCCAtaactttgctgttttccttGAAGGGACCAACTTTTCTCCCCCCTTGTTTTTGTCAGCATCAGGgcatttaactgtttttaaagttctgTTCCTACAGGTGGACTTTAAACACATGTAACCCTTGCTCCCACATTTAATGCTTCGCATGAAAACAGCTCCctgtacatagaaaactagcacagcaggaGCTTTCAAATTTTTTATCAGTTGAGTGACTGATACAGTGCATAGAACAAAGGGGGTGTTATCCAACTCATGAAAACAGCAGCAGGTTCTCTTAGCTTTCCTTTGTCATTTATAGATTGTCCACACAGTTTGGGTACATTTGATATAATCATTTTTCGTTTCAAATCTACAAATTAAATAACGTCATGGCCTTTACCTGACATTTTTTTGTCTTGTATCTTCATcccagtatgtgtgtgtgggaggggggcgaTCATGTCATGCAGCTTTTTCTGGAGTGTACCACTTTAATCAGCAACTGAAGGACTACAGTGATGAAAACAACTGCCCATACACAGAAAACTAGAATGTCGGGTGGACATCAAGAATCTGTCCTGCCAGTTGAGTTTTCCacgtgccattttttttatataggcaGGCAGAATGTAAGCGCGTCATGAGTGACTTGACTTGGAGCAACAGGTACATAATGTGATTGTACTGATGGTATAAATCAGCTCATGGAGAACAtcatagcaaataaataaaatggaatataCCTTTCAATAGGTGCTGTGCTTATTATCATATAATTGTACATTACAACTACAGTGTCTTTCTGAACACTCTCCAAAATGCATCCTTCACCTCCTTGTTCCTCAGGCTGTAGATCAGGGGGTTCAACATGGGGATCACCACTGTGTAGAACAAAGAAGCCACTTTGTCCTGTTCCAATGCATAGGTGGAGCTAGGCCGCAAATACATGTAGAAAATTGTGCCATAGAACAAGCTAACAACCATCAGGTGAGAAGAACAGGTGGAAAAGGCCTTTTGCCTGCTGTCAGTGGAACGAATCTTCAAGATGGTGGCCATGATGCAGCCATATGAAATTAGAATGATCATTGTAGTACTTATACAGTTTATACTGACTTGTGCAAATAACACTGTCTCATTGGCTTGAGTATCTGAGCAAGAAAGTTGTAACAGAGGGGGGATATCACAGTAATAATGATTGATCACATTTGGCCCACaaaaggataaagtaaagatgcacgcaatatataaaactgaatacCAAATGCTTAGTATATACGAGCTAGCTACCAGCCAGGTACACAACTTTCCTGACATTATTACAGAGTAATGCAAAGGGTTACAGATGGCCACATACCGGTCATACGCCATCACAGCAAGTAAAAGGCATTCAGTACTCCCAGATATAATACAAAAGAACATTTGAGTTGCACAGCCAAAGAATCCAATGCTTTTCTTTTCAGTTAAGAGATCCACCAACATTTTCGGTGTAACAGCTGAGGAAGAACTGGCATCCGCAATAGCCAGATTACTAAGAAAGAAATACATGGGAGTGTGGAGCCGAGGATCAATCCTGATTAGAAAGATGATCCCCAGGTTCCCTGCCACAGTAACAATATAGATCactagaaacgtaataaataaaggCAGCTTTAGCTCAGTCTTGTTTGTGATTCCCAAGAGAATAAACACAGTGACTCTGGTGTGATTGAACAGAGACGTTTCCATTAATCTCATCTTCCTGCTGGGCATAAAAAAtagaaacaaatacataaataaattaaacatgctTAAAGGTGTTGGCGATATCATATCTACTAAGCCGGAAAGATATGTACTTGCCCACTGTTGTCCTCAAATATAACAACACCTAGTGGGGGCTGGTGGGTGTCAGTGATGCAgtagcaccctggatagctcctttagagttttgagaGTTTCTGACTTATATTCGgattggattcacagccccactgagatcggagctaccagcctccactgacagcaCCACTTACATAATTCAGGCTGTTGCAGTTGTACAACAAACGCTAAGTAGCAAGAGATGTTGAAGCAAGCTATAGGATAGTGGTGCAGAGTCTGTGTAGGGCTGGGAAATTAAATGCATCTTGGATCCATTTATGGCAGTCAATTAAATTCAGACTAGGACATTGATATTACTCTGAAAAGGACATTGTTTTGACTAATATTCTGTCTATGAAACAATTTGCTGAAGTAGAAATGTGTGACTAGGAAATTTCTGTTGCAGAAACAtgtcttctctccctctttcatctTTGTTCCATTGTCTATCTGTCTATCATGCTTGTATCCTGCTGTTTCTCTAAAGTACTCAGGGTGGCATCAATTATTTCCATTTTGCAAGTCAGATAATGGTTAGTTTAAGACTCTATTCTCAGAAGCTCAGTTCTTATAGGAAGAAAATCTGATTTGAGTTTCATTGTCCCACCTTCCATCAGAGCAACAGAGATAGAATTTCAATTCAGTTCATCTGTGTCTTTTTTATTTAGTCCTTGTTCCATAATACCCCACCATTGTCAATGTATACACTCTGCTTTACTACCCAGAGAATTCTCTGCTGCCAGTTCATAGAGTCTTCCACCATTTATGAGTTATGAACATGTGTCTAACATAATCTCACAAGAAGTATAATTCTATACTGTCTCCTCCAAGGAAGATATTGATGTCTAAACAATAGGTTAGAGACATTGTTAGCTATGAGCCCTGAATCTATTTGTCAAAGCCCAGGATCTCAACAAGCTACTGCTGCACAGAAAAGCTGAGCAGTGGTCGGATAGAGGTCTGAGTGCATAGTGGTTGACCAATGCAGCAGCCGCATCTTCCTCTTCTGTCTCCCATGTGTCCATGCCAGCTGTCATGCTCAGTGCTCTGCCATCCTCACTCTTTCCAGCTGCCTGTTAGGCAAGGAAGAAGCTGCTTATGGGAGGCAAAGGAGAAATTGTATGCACTCACTTGCCTGACCATATACTCCAATAAGCCAGACATGGAGAGGAGGGCATAATGGCAAGATCTGATTGGCAAGATCTCCTTGCATTGCCTGCCTGCTGGATTCTTCCAAAGTTTGGCAGTGGATGCTGCTGTCTTTAGCCACCCATGCTCCAGATGCCTCTCCTGTTTGAGATGCACCAGACAGGCTATGGGGAGGCCAATGGGAAGCCAGCAGCTGCCTGTCTGCTCCATCTTTCTCCTGAAatatgagcagcagcagcagcaattctcCAACCCTGTACTCCAAACTACTGTCATATTCCCCCTAAAAGGACCTCTTTGCTTACAGTATATGCTTATGAAACTATCCCACTTGAAAGCCAGGGCTTCCTTTTCTTGAATTGTTGCAGACCACATCATTCGAGGAAGGTCTGGGATGCACAGCAAAGCGAGACCACATGGGGCATAGAGAGAGCCTGGGGCTTTGGACTGCCGTTCAATGCAGGTGGAGCCTGCACTGTGTTGTTTGGACAGCTACTTTATTACAACAGAACTCATctcttaggctagatctacactactcctttatagcagtattggagtctactgataactgttgtggcaccatccacattccatataccactttcatagtgttacatcctgctttgtattccacatttgtaattattTGTCACAAGGTGAAGATTTGGTCTAAGTAAAGCTGCAACTGATCCTTGGCACTCTTAGTTAGGAATTACTCAGTGGGAATCAGTTTGCAGTAAGGAATAGGATAGCAGCCTCTGCTTGAGAATAAGCACCTTTGAACACAATACAGATGTGGGGAGACCTGAGCTGGGAAGAACTGggctgtgtgtgcatgcgtgggagagtgagagatgtttCAAAGGCCAACAAACTTGTAGTTGCCTTTTAGTGCTGAGTTTATGTTTGTAGTTAAGGGGTCTCCCATGGATAGAGAAGGCATGAGTCAGCATAGCTAATTATTCTCAAGGCTGGGTCTATCGGTCTATATCCTGAGTCTTTTAAATGCCTAACAATGCTGCTGCAATCAGACAAACAAGAAAAGGTGCAGAATAGGAGCATTAAACTAAGCCCTCGCCCTGTTCACCCAGCAATTCCTTTTCTCATGTTACATGTCCTTCTAAAAACTCTCAGTTAAAGTGATCAACCTCCCTGGAAAGAGTCCCGTGGTTCTAATAAACATGGAAGGAAGTGAAAGGCTGAGGCTGTGTTCATCCCTTTATCTAATCAAGATCCCTTCTCTACTTCTCATAAGTAACATAAGCACTGAATatgctgtaaacaaacaaaatcccatTGGCTTCTACTCTGTCAAGAATACTGTAAGAATGCTATAATAAGAATTAAATAGCACCTGTGGATCTGCACATCAGATGTCTCAGAAGGATGCTATGCACAGGAGGTGTTCATATCATATTTATACATGGTTTGATCTCCTCTGGGATCTTCTCACTTAATATTGCCATGCTGCTCTTCCTGTATATGTTGCAGTGGAGAAATTAAATCCAGGAAGGACAGGCATCCTTAAACAGTCTCATTATCATAGATTTAGATAAGGATTGGGGCCTCCCTACCCACCCCTCAAACTCCCCTccaagcttcccccccccaaaaaaataaactTGAAAAAAAGCCTACTGGTAGATTGTCACTGCAGCATGGAGATAATTTGGGGCAATGGAAGAGGGGATATCCCTGGTTAGCAGAAACACACagagggacaccccccccccaaggactGTGCATACATGCTACACTCACCCATAAGAGAAAATTTGGAATAGTTAAAAAGCCCAAACAATGTCAAAAGCAATGTGACCCCTGAGCTATAGTGGAGTTGAAAGAATGTAGCAACACAATCCTTTTGATTATCTCATTAAGAACAttgcttatttattattaattgattgtgtattttatactgtacttaAATCATATTCCTCgggtggcttacaaaaagaataaaaccattaaatggtaaatacatcatcatcatcatcatctgaaagcCATAATAAACATGAGTTCAAAGAATAAAAGTTGAAAGTACTGTTCATTATTACATAGGTTTATTTTTATAATTCCATAATTGTACATTACAACTACAGTGTCTTTCTGAACACTCTCCAAAATGCATCCTTCACCTCCTTGTTCCTCAGGCTGTAGATCAGGGGGTTCAACATGGGGATCACCACTGTGTAGAACAAAGAAGCCACTTTGTCCTGTTCCAATGCATAGGTGGAGCTAGGCCGCAAATACATGAAGAAAATTGTCCCATAGAATAAGCTAACAATTGTCAGATGGGATGTGCAAGTGGAAAAGGCCTTGCGCCTGCTGCTGCTCGAATGGATCTTCAAAAGAGCTACCAGGATACAGACATATGAGATGAAGATGACCATCGTGGTGCCGACACAATTTATACTAACTTGTACAAATATCACTGTCTCATTGGTGTGAGTATCCGAACAAGAAAGTTGTAACAGTGGGGGAATGTCACAGTAATAATGATTAATCACATTTGGACCACAAAAGGATAAAGTAAAAGTAAACAGCGTATGTAAAACTGCATAGAAAATGCCAAAGAAATATGAACCAGCGACCAGCCAGATGCACCTTTTCCCTGACATTATGACAGAATAATGCAGAGGGCTGCAGATAGCCACGTATCGGTCATAAGCCATCACAGCCAATAGGAGGCATTCAGTGCTCCCACATATAACAAACATAAACATTTGAGTGGCACATCCAGAGAACCCAATGGTTGCCTTTTCTGCTAAGAGACCCATCAACATGTTGGGTGTAATAGCTGAAGAGTAGTTAACATCCACAAAAGCCAAGTTACTGAGAAAGAAATACATGGGAATGTGAAGGCGAGGGTCTCTTCTGATAAGCAAGATTATTCCCAGATTCCCCACCAGGGTAACAATATAGATcagtagaaacaaaacaaaaaggggaaGTTTTAGCTCCTTCTGGTCTGTGATTCCAAAGAGAACGAATTTAGTGACTCTCGTGTGATTCCACATAGACATTTTCTTCTATTACAGACTAGCTAGAATGGGGTGTTGGTGGAAATTAAGAGACAAAATGTATACAAATTACAAACAGAATTCTTGACCTATTTCTGAAATACCTAAGAAGATTGGATCCAGACAATTTCATTTTACTCAATgaggttaatttatttatttgttacatttatgtctaaggaacccaagattgtgcacatgatcctcctcctccccatttctcGTCACAATAATCTGCCCCTGGCATGCTCCCAAAGAAACCTCTTCTTTGCCCTTACCATCCACAGAGCAGCGGCAGTAGGGTAGCTGCATTAGTGACGCTTTCTGCTGCCAGTTAAGGGAGCACCTCTGCAGCAAACCTTCATATCCATGGGCAGAGAGAGAGGTCTGTAGCAACCTATGACTATAGGGAGGCTCTTCCAGAGactatagaattgcactgtaaggcagga
This window encodes:
- the LOC134392507 gene encoding LOW QUALITY PROTEIN: olfactory receptor 5AR1-like (The sequence of the model RefSeq protein was modified relative to this genomic sequence to represent the inferred CDS: inserted 2 bases in 1 codon); translation: MSQWNHTTKTEFIFLGFTKQKELQLPFFILFLNVYIATLVENLGMVLLIRNDSQLHTPMYFFLSHLAFVDICYSSAITLKMLLDLLSERKSIGFFSCATQTFFFVIFGITECLLLPVVAYDCYVAICNPLLYSVIMSGKRCVCLVACSYTIALFHAVTHIVFTFTLSFCKSNKISHYFCDIPPLLQLSCSDTHIYEKVIFVLVXVTTTVTIIVSYTCTLATILKIHSTESRRKTFSTCTSHMLVVFMFYGTIFFMYLRPTSMYTLDQDKVASMFYTVVIPVLNPLIYALRNKEVKYALQRAIKKTSLS
- the LOC134392506 gene encoding olfactory receptor 5AP2-like, translated to MPSRKMRLMETSLFNHTRVTVFILLGITNKTELKLPLFITFLVIYIVTVAGNLGIIFLIRIDPRLHTPMYFFLSNLAIADASSSSAVTPKMLVDLLTEKKSIGFFGCATQMFFCIISGSTECLLLAVMAYDRYVAICNPLHYSVIMSGKLCTWLVASSYILSIWYSVLYIACIFTLSFCGPNVINHYYCDIPPLLQLSCSDTQANETVLFAQVSINCISTTMIILISYGCIMATILKIRSTDSRQKAFSTCSSHLMVVSLFYGTIFYMYLRPSSTYALEQDKVASLFYTVVIPMLNPLIYSLRNKEVKDAFWRVFRKTL
- the LOC134392509 gene encoding olfactory receptor 5AR1-like translates to MSMWNHTRVTKFVLFGITDQKELKLPLFVLFLLIYIVTLVGNLGIILLIRRDPRLHIPMYFFLSNLAFVDVNYSSAITPNMLMGLLAEKATIGFSGCATQMFMFVICGSTECLLLAVMAYDRYVAICSPLHYSVIMSGKRCIWLVAGSYFFGIFYAVLHTLFTFTLSFCGPNVINHYYCDIPPLLQLSCSDTHTNETVIFVQVSINCVGTTMVIFISYVCILVALLKIHSSSSRRKAFSTCTSHLTIVSLFYGTIFFMYLRPSSTYALEQDKVASLFYTVVIPMLNPLIYSLRNKEVKDAFWRVFRKTL